In the genome of Phycisphaerae bacterium, one region contains:
- the larB gene encoding nickel pincer cofactor biosynthesis protein LarB gives MDEKTLKQLLNDVSAGKLSTEAALDRLRHLPFEDLGFARVDHHRAIRCGFPEVVFCPRKTPEQVAQIVERLVQKGSNVLATRADQQAYEQVKRLVADARYNPISRTIVVRQKPCEPSAGAVGLVCAGTSDLFVAEEARETLEIMDQRVETVYDVGVAGLHRLLSASATLAKVNVVIVVAGMEGALPSVVGGLVSVPVIAVPTSVGYGASFGGLAALLGMLNSCASNVSVVNIDNGFGAGYIAAMINRLGEKK, from the coding sequence ATGGATGAAAAGACACTCAAACAACTGCTCAACGACGTCTCAGCGGGCAAGCTCTCGACCGAAGCAGCCCTCGATCGTCTGCGCCATCTGCCGTTCGAGGACCTGGGGTTCGCGCGGGTCGATCACCATCGCGCCATCCGCTGCGGATTCCCCGAAGTGGTGTTCTGTCCGCGCAAGACTCCGGAGCAGGTTGCGCAAATCGTCGAACGCCTGGTGCAAAAAGGGTCGAACGTTCTGGCTACGCGGGCCGATCAGCAGGCGTACGAACAGGTCAAGCGCCTCGTGGCCGATGCCCGCTACAACCCCATCAGCCGCACCATCGTGGTGCGACAAAAACCGTGCGAGCCCTCAGCCGGCGCGGTGGGACTCGTCTGCGCGGGAACCAGCGATCTGTTTGTCGCGGAAGAGGCTCGCGAGACGCTCGAGATCATGGATCAGCGGGTCGAGACGGTCTACGATGTGGGCGTGGCAGGATTGCACCGGCTGCTCTCGGCTTCGGCGACGCTGGCGAAGGTGAACGTGGTGATCGTGGTGGCGGGAATGGAAGGGGCGCTGCCGAGCGTGGTGGGGGGGTTGGTATCGGTTCCGGTGATTGCGGTGCCGACCAGCGTCGGCTACGGGGCGAGCTTCGGCGGCTTGGCCGCTTTGCTGGGGATGCTCAATAGTTGCGCCTCGAATGTCTCGGTGGTCAACATCGACAACGGCTTCGGCGCCGGCTACATCGCGGCCATGATCAACCGCCTCGGCGAAAAGAAGTAG